One Verrucomicrobiota bacterium genomic region harbors:
- a CDS encoding helicase-related protein, with product MNNRRLCEKLAYKINFKQPAPLAYAHHGSLSREIREEVESKLKAGELKAIIATNSLEMGIDIGSLDEVVLVQAPPGIASAIQRIGRAGHQVGEASRGLLIPTHSRDFLESAVLAKNIRTRNIEPLKPLEGPLDVLAQVLLSMVGVEEWDLDALYDFIRTSYPYRNLGRKEFDLVLEMLAGRYADSRLRELKPPYLH from the coding sequence GTGAACAACCGTCGGTTGTGCGAGAAGCTGGCCTACAAGATCAATTTCAAACAACCGGCTCCTTTGGCATACGCGCATCATGGGTCACTGTCGCGTGAGATTCGTGAGGAAGTGGAGAGCAAACTCAAGGCAGGTGAGTTGAAGGCGATCATTGCAACCAACTCTTTGGAAATGGGCATCGATATTGGGAGTCTTGATGAAGTTGTGCTGGTTCAGGCGCCTCCGGGAATTGCCTCGGCGATTCAGCGCATTGGTCGGGCAGGTCACCAGGTCGGAGAGGCGAGTCGCGGACTACTCATACCGACGCACTCACGGGACTTTTTGGAATCAGCAGTTTTGGCGAAGAACATCCGCACGCGGAACATAGAGCCGTTGAAACCATTGGAGGGGCCACTCGATGTTTTGGCCCAGGTGCTCCTGAGCATGGTCGGAGTCGAGGAATGGGACCTCGATGCTTTGTATGATTTTATTCGGACGAGTTATCCTTATCGGAATCTTGGGCGTAAGGAGTTTGATCTGGTGCTGGAGATGTTGGCCGGGCGTTACGCCGATAGCCGATTGCGTGAGCTGAAGCCACCGTATCTCCATTGA
- the tuf gene encoding elongation factor Tu → MAKGTFERTKPHVNIGTIGHVDHGKTTLTTAILSVQSGKGLAQAKTYADIAKGGTVRDASKIVTIAVAHVEYESDNRHYAHVDCPGHADFVKNMITGAAQMDGAILVVSAADGPMPQTREHILLARQVGVPNIVVFLNKVDLIDDEELLELVEMEVRELLSKYEFDGDNITIIRGSATAAMEGKPEGLAAIQALMDAVDADIPEPTRDIDQPFLMSIEDVFSITGRGTVVTGRIDRGIVKVGETIEIVGLRDTQSTVVTGVEMFRKLLDQGQAGDNVGILLRGIDKESVQRGQVLAKPGTIKPHTKGKAEIYVLSKDEGGRHTPFFDGYRPQFYFRTTDVTGDVKLPDGVEMVMPGDNLGLDVQLNKAIAMEKGQRFAIREGGRTIGAGRITDIIE, encoded by the coding sequence ATGGCTAAGGGAACATTCGAAAGAACTAAACCGCACGTAAATATCGGCACTATTGGTCACGTTGACCACGGTAAGACGACACTGACCACGGCGATTCTAAGCGTACAGTCTGGCAAGGGACTAGCACAAGCTAAGACTTATGCAGACATTGCAAAAGGAGGAACTGTGCGTGACGCTTCAAAAATCGTAACGATCGCCGTTGCTCATGTTGAGTATGAGTCGGACAACCGACACTACGCTCACGTCGATTGTCCAGGACACGCCGATTTCGTAAAAAACATGATCACCGGTGCAGCACAAATGGACGGTGCTATTTTGGTTGTTAGCGCAGCTGACGGACCAATGCCTCAGACTCGTGAGCACATTTTGCTCGCCCGTCAGGTGGGTGTTCCAAACATTGTCGTATTTCTAAACAAAGTCGATCTGATCGATGACGAAGAGTTACTGGAGCTTGTTGAGATGGAAGTTCGTGAACTTCTCTCCAAATATGAGTTTGATGGCGACAACATAACAATCATTCGCGGATCTGCCACAGCAGCAATGGAGGGCAAACCAGAAGGATTGGCAGCCATTCAAGCTCTTATGGATGCTGTAGACGCTGATATCCCTGAGCCTACTCGCGATATCGATCAACCCTTCTTGATGTCTATCGAAGACGTTTTCTCTATCACGGGACGTGGAACGGTTGTTACAGGTCGTATTGACCGCGGGATCGTCAAGGTCGGTGAAACCATCGAGATTGTTGGTTTGAGGGATACACAATCTACCGTTGTTACTGGTGTGGAGATGTTCCGCAAGTTGCTCGACCAAGGTCAAGCGGGTGACAATGTAGGTATTCTTCTCCGTGGTATCGACAAAGAATCTGTTCAACGTGGACAAGTTCTTGCAAAACCAGGAACGATTAAACCACACACCAAGGGTAAGGCCGAGATCTATGTCCTCAGTAAGGATGAAGGCGGACGCCACACTCCTTTCTTCGATGGCTATCGCCCACAGTTCTATTTCCGCACTACCGATGTTACTGGAGACGTAAAGCTTCCTGATGGCGTAGAAATGGTAATGCCTGGTGATAATCTTGGACTTGATGTTCAATTGAACAAAGCTATCGCGATGGAAAAAGGCCAGCGTTTCGCTATTCGTGAAGGCGGTCGCACCATTGGTGCCGGTCGTATCACTGATATCATTGAGTAA
- a CDS encoding dUTPase, giving the protein MDKLEEIFKLQDQLNKRIGVNTDGLSEEEQAKWVLNYTRAMQQEMAELIDSVPWKWWAKYQEFDKQNARVEVIDLFHFLISLGQVLGMTADDVYQAYLKKNQVNHERQDSGYESKDEKDSRHI; this is encoded by the coding sequence ATGGACAAACTCGAGGAAATTTTTAAGCTTCAAGACCAATTAAACAAACGGATAGGGGTAAATACCGACGGCTTAAGCGAAGAGGAGCAGGCCAAGTGGGTGTTGAATTATACCCGTGCGATGCAGCAGGAAATGGCTGAGCTGATTGACTCTGTCCCATGGAAATGGTGGGCGAAATATCAGGAATTTGATAAACAAAATGCGCGGGTGGAGGTCATAGACCTGTTCCATTTCCTTATTTCCCTGGGTCAAGTCCTTGGAATGACAGCAGATGATGTATACCAGGCTTATTTAAAAAAGAATCAGGTGAATCACGAGCGGCAGGATAGCGGCTATGAATCAAAAGACGAAAAAGACTCACGGCACATTTAG
- the murA gene encoding UDP-N-acetylglucosamine 1-carboxyvinyltransferase, with the protein MDVMRIEGGHTLSGSISVSGAKNAALPIFAATLLTEETCILENVPNLSDIRFMAQILEHLGAEVEQTASTSWKITAKNISHRAPYDLVRKMRASVCLMGPLAGRLKKAEISLPGGCVIGPRPIDMHLKGFAGLGMKVEVDKGYVFLDAKEARGNPIFLGGRHGSTVTGTANVLMAAVLTPGKTVIECAACEPEVVDLCKMLVSMGADIQGIGSPTLTIVGVEKLGGCQYSILPDRIEAGTFLIAGAMAGDKLTVTNLRAADQAALIDKLREAGVPLSIDSDSSITVSKSANPLKPVDVVTHPHPGFPTDIQAQMCTLMSVTPGISIVTEKIFPNRFMHVPELQRMGADIAIEGPNAIVKGQPRLSGAPVMASDLRASAALILAGLVAEGTTWVLRIYHLDRGYDKIDEKLRAVGAVIDRIPESEMPKDLNPEVA; encoded by the coding sequence ATGGATGTAATGCGAATTGAGGGCGGACATACCCTTAGCGGATCTATTTCAGTCAGCGGTGCAAAAAATGCCGCACTTCCCATTTTTGCGGCCACGCTTCTTACAGAGGAAACCTGCATCCTGGAAAACGTGCCGAATTTGAGCGATATCCGCTTTATGGCGCAGATACTGGAGCACCTTGGGGCTGAGGTCGAACAAACCGCGTCTACAAGCTGGAAAATTACCGCGAAGAACATCAGCCATCGAGCGCCTTACGATCTTGTTCGCAAGATGCGAGCCTCAGTCTGTTTGATGGGGCCCTTGGCAGGACGGCTTAAAAAAGCTGAAATCTCTTTGCCGGGTGGTTGTGTAATCGGACCACGCCCTATCGATATGCACCTCAAAGGTTTCGCCGGACTCGGCATGAAAGTTGAGGTAGATAAAGGATACGTATTTCTCGATGCGAAAGAAGCCCGAGGTAACCCGATCTTTCTCGGAGGTCGCCACGGTAGTACCGTAACCGGAACTGCAAACGTCCTTATGGCAGCGGTATTAACACCTGGCAAAACGGTGATTGAGTGTGCAGCTTGCGAGCCCGAAGTGGTCGACCTTTGCAAAATGCTTGTGAGCATGGGTGCGGACATCCAGGGAATCGGCAGCCCCACCCTCACCATTGTCGGAGTCGAAAAACTGGGTGGCTGCCAATACTCCATTTTGCCGGATCGTATTGAGGCAGGCACGTTCTTAATCGCAGGAGCCATGGCCGGTGACAAACTAACGGTCACCAACCTGCGCGCAGCAGACCAGGCAGCCCTCATTGATAAACTAAGAGAAGCAGGTGTCCCGCTATCCATCGATTCAGATTCATCCATCACGGTCAGCAAAAGTGCCAACCCCCTGAAGCCAGTTGATGTGGTTACACATCCCCACCCAGGATTCCCTACAGACATTCAGGCGCAAATGTGCACACTTATGTCTGTCACTCCCGGCATCAGTATCGTAACAGAGAAAATTTTTCCAAACCGTTTTATGCACGTCCCCGAGCTCCAACGCATGGGAGCGGATATCGCCATAGAAGGTCCTAACGCAATTGTTAAGGGTCAACCCAGACTTTCGGGAGCGCCAGTCATGGCATCTGACCTTCGAGCCAGTGCGGCATTGATCCTGGCCGGGCTGGTCGCCGAAGGCACCACCTGGGTCCTGCGCATCTATCATCTCGATCGTGGATACGACAAAATCGACGAGAAATTACGGGCGGTCGGAGCAGTTATTGATCGAATACCCGAAAGCGAGATGCCCAAAGACTTAAACCCCGAAGTCGCTTGA
- a CDS encoding DEAD/DEAH box helicase: MPLLQDALTPFHPLIREWFETELGEPTDVQAKAWPEIAEGRHVLATAPTGSGKTLTAFLWALNQLISGEWELGQTRVLYISPLKALNNDIQRNLIQPLEALKQRFEEAGEAFPEIRLQTRSGDTSQTDRRRMLRNPPEILITTPESLNLLLSSVHGRQMLTGLKSVILDEIHGVIGGRRGTYLLTAVDRLVPLAGEFQRVALSATVKPLETVAAFVGGLVREGEYYVPREVVQIDSAIQKEYKLSVFFPADTDERGSDETLWDPLVEQFKNHYRKEHFDLVLREQPSVVREAGLQDQFQTTGSFGIRASWVTVA, from the coding sequence ATGCCGCTGCTTCAAGATGCCCTCACACCTTTCCACCCGCTCATTCGAGAGTGGTTTGAGACGGAATTGGGGGAGCCGACGGATGTTCAGGCGAAGGCGTGGCCGGAGATTGCGGAGGGTCGGCATGTGTTGGCGACGGCGCCGACCGGGAGTGGAAAAACGCTGACGGCGTTTCTATGGGCTCTGAATCAATTGATCTCGGGTGAGTGGGAGCTGGGGCAAACGCGGGTATTGTATATTTCGCCGCTGAAGGCGTTGAATAACGATATCCAGCGAAATTTGATCCAGCCGTTGGAGGCACTGAAGCAGAGGTTCGAAGAGGCTGGGGAAGCTTTCCCCGAAATTCGGCTTCAAACACGGAGTGGTGATACTTCACAGACGGATCGAAGGAGAATGCTTCGGAATCCGCCCGAGATTCTGATTACTACGCCGGAGAGTTTAAACCTGTTACTCAGCTCGGTGCATGGACGGCAGATGTTGACAGGATTGAAGTCGGTGATCCTGGATGAAATCCATGGAGTGATTGGTGGACGTCGCGGGACTTACTTGCTGACTGCGGTGGACCGGCTGGTGCCGTTGGCTGGTGAGTTTCAGCGGGTGGCCTTGTCGGCAACGGTGAAGCCGCTGGAGACGGTGGCGGCGTTTGTCGGGGGATTGGTTCGAGAAGGAGAATATTACGTTCCGCGTGAGGTGGTGCAGATCGATTCGGCTATTCAGAAGGAATACAAGTTGAGCGTGTTTTTCCCGGCTGACACCGACGAGCGAGGATCGGATGAAACTCTCTGGGATCCGTTGGTGGAACAGTTTAAGAACCATTATCGAAAAGAACACTTCGACCTTGTTCTTCGTGAACAACCGTCGGTTGTGCGAGAAGCTGGCCTACAAGATCAATTTCAAACAACCGGCTCCTTTGGCATACGCGCATCATGGGTCACTGTCGCGTGA
- a CDS encoding biopolymer transporter ExbD — MFSQPLNLERFIRTKSESSLEVVPIIDILIIVVFFGIFGTPFILPSGVKVDLQLSENLVTGIEVTAVLTVKRDNMLLFEGQNLKLSQFEEKARIYLNGKKNVTLLIRLDPVINTETFFKICGEAKKAGFSTVHVAGEKEINELPTFE; from the coding sequence ATGTTTAGTCAGCCGCTAAATCTCGAGCGTTTCATCCGGACTAAATCTGAGTCGAGTCTGGAAGTGGTTCCGATCATTGATATATTAATCATCGTGGTATTTTTTGGTATTTTCGGTACTCCATTTATTCTACCATCTGGCGTTAAGGTTGACCTGCAGCTTAGTGAAAACCTCGTTACGGGAATAGAAGTCACTGCTGTTCTAACCGTGAAACGCGATAACATGCTTCTTTTTGAGGGTCAAAATTTGAAGCTTTCCCAATTTGAGGAGAAAGCCCGGATTTATTTAAATGGGAAAAAGAATGTGACGCTACTGATCCGATTGGATCCAGTTATTAATACCGAAACCTTTTTTAAGATTTGCGGAGAAGCCAAGAAAGCAGGTTTTTCTACTGTCCATGTCGCCGGTGAGAAAGAGATTAACGAACTTCCGACTTTTGAGTGA
- the rplK gene encoding 50S ribosomal protein L11: protein MAKKVTGTIRLQLPAGAANPAPPVGPALGAAGVNIMGFCKEFNAKTKDQAGTIFPVVITVYADRSFTFILKSPPAAVLLKKAAGLAKGSGVPNREKVGKVTRAQILEIVKTKKNDLNANDDEAAIKIIAGTARSMGIEVEG from the coding sequence ATGGCTAAGAAAGTAACAGGAACTATACGTTTACAACTCCCTGCCGGTGCGGCTAATCCCGCACCTCCAGTTGGACCTGCTTTAGGTGCTGCTGGGGTTAACATTATGGGGTTTTGTAAAGAGTTTAATGCAAAGACCAAAGATCAGGCCGGAACTATTTTCCCGGTTGTGATCACAGTATACGCTGACCGGTCTTTCACCTTCATACTTAAGTCTCCTCCAGCTGCTGTTCTTTTGAAGAAGGCTGCTGGACTGGCAAAAGGTTCAGGGGTGCCAAATCGTGAAAAGGTGGGCAAGGTAACCCGTGCTCAAATTCTCGAAATCGTTAAAACTAAAAAGAACGACTTAAATGCCAATGACGACGAGGCCGCTATCAAGATAATAGCTGGGACTGCTCGTAGTATGGGAATTGAAGTTGAAGGATAA
- the rplA gene encoding 50S ribosomal protein L1, which yields MAIQSKRYTQASESVDTLKDYDLDEAITILQGFPPAKFDETVELSFRLGVDPRQSDQMIRGTVSLPNGSGKKVVVAVFTEDEQAALDAGADFAGLADLIAKVQGGWMDFDVAVSTPAAMKEVRSIARVLGPRGLMPNPKSGTVTDDVAKAINEVKAGRVEYKMDKTANMGVPVGKRSFDSDKIKENIETVIKTVAKARPTGFRGKFILSVSVCSTMSPGISVDTAKYIEL from the coding sequence ATGGCAATTCAGAGCAAACGCTATACTCAAGCTTCCGAATCGGTAGATACTCTTAAAGACTACGATCTCGACGAAGCTATTACAATCTTACAGGGATTTCCTCCCGCAAAATTTGACGAAACCGTCGAACTGTCATTCAGGCTTGGGGTTGATCCCCGCCAAAGTGATCAAATGATTCGTGGCACCGTTTCTTTGCCTAATGGCAGCGGTAAAAAAGTCGTCGTTGCTGTTTTTACAGAAGATGAGCAAGCAGCACTTGATGCAGGTGCTGATTTTGCGGGACTGGCGGACCTGATCGCCAAGGTACAGGGTGGTTGGATGGACTTCGATGTTGCGGTATCCACTCCAGCAGCGATGAAGGAAGTTCGTTCTATTGCTCGTGTTCTTGGTCCAAGAGGTCTGATGCCGAATCCAAAATCTGGCACCGTAACGGACGATGTCGCAAAGGCGATTAATGAAGTGAAGGCCGGTCGTGTAGAATACAAGATGGACAAAACCGCCAATATGGGTGTTCCTGTAGGCAAGCGTTCATTTGATTCGGACAAGATCAAAGAGAATATCGAAACCGTTATTAAAACCGTTGCGAAGGCTCGCCCAACAGGCTTTCGTGGTAAATTCATTTTAAGTGTATCCGTTTGCTCGACCATGAGTCCTGGAATATCAGTCGATACCGCAAAATACATTGAGTTATAG
- the secE gene encoding preprotein translocase subunit SecE, whose amino-acid sequence MKNPFRSIRIFWSETITELKKASWPSLRELRESTVVVLVAVVLLGAFIGIADFSLFQVVNLFTDWVRG is encoded by the coding sequence ATGAAAAATCCATTTCGCAGCATCAGAATCTTCTGGAGTGAAACGATAACCGAGTTGAAAAAGGCCTCATGGCCTAGTCTGCGGGAGCTTCGTGAATCTACGGTGGTTGTGTTGGTCGCCGTAGTTTTACTCGGTGCATTTATTGGGATTGCGGACTTTTCTTTATTTCAAGTTGTAAATCTTTTCACAGATTGGGTGCGCGGTTAA
- a CDS encoding lysophospholipid acyltransferase family protein yields MIEKPTIKESVLLCIYDCVLFVIKIMPNWMISKVAKILCFCGRPFIERDIRILRDNLEQILHMPKGSAAAEAFEKQTFFNHICSALETLKFSSVPESLRVDGQEELAVMLESAKKSGTGCLFLTGHLGSWESISWYVSRMTAAKCYALARRSSCSALNRFLVKMRGRLGLEILMIDRPLILRDMVKTLKSGSYLGVVMDQRPSGGRSTTVDFLGRKTDFVSGPAIAALIAKAPVYATFLVRKGPMHYEMIANEVAPAGHGITDVKELTQLMADAIERVINLYPEQWTWHYNRWKDSPEINEDRRSISNNSPLVV; encoded by the coding sequence ATGATTGAAAAACCAACCATCAAAGAATCAGTCCTTCTTTGTATATACGATTGCGTGCTCTTTGTGATCAAGATTATGCCGAATTGGATGATCTCCAAAGTCGCAAAAATACTTTGCTTTTGTGGAAGACCGTTTATCGAACGGGACATTAGAATTCTTCGGGATAATTTGGAACAGATTCTTCATATGCCCAAAGGTAGTGCGGCTGCTGAAGCATTTGAAAAACAAACATTTTTTAATCATATCTGTTCTGCCCTGGAGACTTTGAAATTCTCCAGCGTCCCGGAATCATTACGAGTGGATGGGCAAGAAGAACTTGCCGTAATGCTTGAGAGTGCAAAGAAATCAGGTACGGGCTGCCTTTTTCTAACCGGTCACTTGGGAAGTTGGGAATCCATCAGTTGGTATGTTTCAAGGATGACCGCTGCAAAGTGTTATGCACTCGCAAGGCGATCATCCTGCAGTGCGCTCAACCGATTCCTGGTAAAAATGCGTGGTCGTTTAGGGTTAGAAATTTTAATGATCGACCGGCCGTTAATCCTGAGAGACATGGTAAAAACGCTAAAGAGTGGAAGTTACCTGGGCGTAGTTATGGATCAAAGACCATCGGGTGGCAGGTCTACCACGGTCGATTTCCTTGGCAGAAAAACCGATTTTGTTTCCGGCCCTGCTATTGCCGCTCTCATAGCAAAGGCTCCGGTCTACGCCACTTTTTTGGTTAGAAAAGGTCCCATGCACTATGAAATGATTGCCAACGAAGTGGCACCTGCAGGTCATGGAATAACGGACGTCAAGGAACTTACCCAGCTGATGGCCGACGCAATCGAACGTGTAATTAATTTATATCCTGAACAATGGACCTGGCATTACAATCGCTGGAAAGACTCTCCTGAAATCAATGAGGATCGTAGGTCTATCTCAAACAATAGTCCGCTTGTTGTTTGA
- the nusG gene encoding transcription termination/antitermination protein NusG: MDTETTDTTEVKASWYVLQTLSNKENQAKLYLDKYRKQEEMEEFLLDVLLPTETVSEVKQGKKTSKTRKLYPGYVFVHMRLYDENGILLNKPYYFIKGATGVIGFVGGEKPSALKKHEIDRIIAHVQEAEGKEVPKVSHDIGEEVKITDGPFLNLSGKIDEIDPDRGKLKVSVSIFGRFTPVELEYWQVEKNTD, from the coding sequence ATGGATACTGAAACCACAGATACTACTGAAGTGAAAGCGAGCTGGTACGTGCTGCAGACTCTTTCCAATAAAGAGAATCAGGCTAAGCTTTATTTAGATAAGTACAGGAAGCAGGAAGAAATGGAGGAATTTCTCCTGGATGTTCTCCTACCAACTGAAACCGTTTCCGAGGTCAAACAGGGAAAGAAGACCAGCAAAACACGTAAGCTCTATCCGGGCTATGTGTTTGTGCACATGCGGCTTTATGACGAGAATGGAATTCTCCTCAACAAACCTTACTATTTTATAAAAGGAGCTACCGGAGTCATCGGTTTTGTCGGCGGTGAAAAACCAAGTGCCCTCAAAAAACATGAGATTGACCGGATTATTGCTCATGTTCAAGAGGCTGAAGGCAAAGAAGTGCCCAAGGTATCTCACGATATTGGAGAAGAGGTGAAGATCACTGATGGTCCTTTCCTCAACCTGAGTGGAAAAATTGACGAAATTGATCCGGATAGGGGAAAACTGAAAGTTTCAGTTTCCATCTTCGGACGCTTTACACCTGTCGAACTCGAATACTGGCAGGTGGAAAAAAACACTGATTAA
- a CDS encoding MotA/TolQ/ExbB proton channel family protein: protein MAGLDLSILEKGGPIMWVLLLMSLISFIIFVERVLFLHRGQIRSSEFVTGIKNIVRKQRLVEALTLCEETPGPVPSLIKASLLHFGEQEEKIRYGIQEAALVEIPVLEKRLGTLIAMAKSAPLVGLLGTVLGLAQTFYDMEQGGNYSNATVLANGMWQSLITTACGLAIAVLSYLGFHFLHGRVRALVRDMEWTGNEMLKFIVSDLRDEGITPTMGEEAE from the coding sequence ATGGCCGGACTTGATCTTAGTATACTTGAAAAAGGAGGACCTATTATGTGGGTGCTTCTATTAATGAGTTTAATTAGTTTCATTATTTTCGTCGAACGCGTGCTATTTCTTCATCGCGGCCAAATTCGCTCATCAGAGTTTGTCACCGGCATTAAAAATATTGTTCGGAAGCAGCGGTTGGTCGAAGCATTGACTCTGTGTGAAGAAACACCTGGTCCGGTGCCTAGTCTCATAAAGGCGAGTCTCCTTCACTTTGGTGAACAGGAAGAAAAAATTCGATATGGCATTCAGGAGGCCGCTTTGGTGGAGATTCCTGTTCTGGAAAAACGACTTGGAACTTTGATTGCTATGGCTAAATCTGCACCCTTGGTGGGCCTCTTAGGTACTGTCCTTGGTTTGGCCCAGACATTTTATGACATGGAGCAAGGGGGGAATTATTCCAATGCTACCGTCTTAGCCAACGGGATGTGGCAGTCATTGATCACGACTGCATGCGGGTTGGCTATTGCCGTGCTCTCCTACCTTGGATTTCATTTTCTCCACGGACGTGTTCGGGCTCTTGTGCGTGATATGGAATGGACTGGCAACGAAATGCTTAAGTTTATCGTGAGCGATCTTCGTGATGAGGGAATTACTCCGACGATGGGGGAGGAAGCGGAGTAA
- a CDS encoding type II CAAX endopeptidase family protein, giving the protein MKRDHFFQLHGLKENEFSAKGLWLIVYLYFGALVFAAIVAPLVFNLVHSLDPDASSYLAQKPFGKYFDRGRVLCLLILFPVLMKKANLLSWKRLGFLPPGRVHFKKWFAIGICMMALVYAVDFSFGILEPRENWSWGNQFEKIGSGIVSALLIAVVEESFFRGFVFRAFYTSLKPKLAVVLSSLFFAYVHFKMPYEVMAHIPVNEIGFDDGLFAIWGTLTTFLYFEGLLFLNLFLVGILLHLGFLYTRNLWTCVGLHAGWVVVIQSLVKTMDEVEGAHPFFGTERVADGYLVTLFLLGFIGVCIWLMKRRDSSSIGQ; this is encoded by the coding sequence ATGAAGCGCGACCACTTTTTCCAACTCCATGGCCTCAAGGAAAATGAATTTTCCGCTAAGGGATTGTGGCTAATTGTATATCTCTATTTTGGAGCTCTGGTATTTGCGGCCATAGTTGCTCCTTTGGTATTTAATCTGGTGCATTCCCTGGATCCTGATGCGAGTAGTTACTTAGCCCAAAAGCCCTTCGGGAAATACTTTGACCGTGGTAGGGTACTCTGCCTTTTGATTCTTTTTCCCGTGTTGATGAAGAAGGCCAATTTGTTATCCTGGAAACGCCTGGGTTTTCTACCACCAGGGCGGGTGCATTTCAAAAAATGGTTCGCAATCGGTATCTGTATGATGGCGTTAGTCTATGCCGTCGATTTTAGTTTTGGTATTTTGGAACCCCGCGAAAATTGGAGTTGGGGCAATCAATTTGAAAAAATTGGATCCGGTATTGTCTCAGCTCTATTGATAGCAGTTGTGGAGGAGTCGTTTTTTCGAGGGTTCGTTTTTCGTGCGTTTTACACGAGCCTTAAACCAAAACTGGCTGTGGTTCTTTCCTCTCTGTTTTTTGCTTATGTGCATTTTAAAATGCCCTACGAGGTAATGGCACATATACCCGTGAATGAGATCGGTTTCGACGATGGTCTATTTGCTATTTGGGGAACGCTGACGACCTTTTTGTATTTTGAAGGATTGCTATTCCTAAATCTCTTTCTGGTCGGGATACTTTTGCATTTGGGTTTTCTCTATACACGAAACCTGTGGACCTGTGTAGGGCTTCATGCGGGGTGGGTGGTTGTTATTCAAAGTCTGGTCAAAACCATGGATGAAGTGGAAGGCGCACATCCCTTCTTCGGCACCGAAAGGGTGGCTGATGGTTATCTAGTTACTTTGTTTCTGCTAGGCTTTATAGGCGTTTGTATTTGGCTGATGAAGAGACGTGACTCTTCATCTATTGGCCAATAA
- the ruvB gene encoding Holliday junction branch migration DNA helicase RuvB: MHFFQNALENKNNVTDNKLRPPSFGDFTGQAKTLERLQIMVGAARDRGDALNHILFSGPPGLGKTTLALILGNEMDRTVRITSGPIIEKPGDLAGLLTNLEEGDLLFIDEIHRISKTVEEYLYSAMEDFRIDIMIDQGPNARSVRLNIPRFTLVGATTRMGMLTAPLRSRFTLQTRLDYYDHDALNTIVMRSCKLLDIPAEEEGTREIARRARGTPRIANNLVNFVRDYAEQRGKGIINLKMAQAALELLEIDDNGLDEMDKRLMRIMANNYRGGPVGLGTLAVAVGEEEDTLAEVHEPFLIQGGYIQRTPQGRMLSSKGYQAIGLADITRKNPSASQEQFEI; this comes from the coding sequence ATGCACTTTTTCCAGAACGCTCTGGAAAATAAGAATAACGTTACAGACAATAAGCTACGTCCACCCAGTTTTGGTGACTTTACCGGTCAGGCAAAAACACTGGAGCGCCTCCAAATTATGGTGGGGGCAGCCAGGGACCGAGGTGATGCGTTAAACCACATTCTTTTTAGCGGCCCTCCCGGTTTGGGTAAAACAACCTTGGCTTTAATTCTGGGAAACGAAATGGACCGAACCGTCCGTATCACTTCCGGCCCTATCATTGAAAAACCGGGCGATCTTGCCGGCCTGCTCACCAACCTCGAGGAAGGAGACCTACTCTTCATCGACGAGATCCACCGCATTTCCAAAACGGTTGAAGAGTACCTCTATTCGGCCATGGAAGATTTCCGGATTGATATCATGATCGATCAAGGTCCCAACGCCCGGAGTGTACGATTAAACATTCCCAGATTTACTTTAGTAGGCGCTACCACTCGCATGGGGATGCTCACTGCCCCACTCCGCAGTCGTTTTACGCTTCAAACCCGTCTCGACTATTACGACCACGATGCTTTGAACACCATCGTCATGCGCTCCTGTAAATTGCTCGACATACCCGCTGAGGAAGAAGGAACCAGAGAAATCGCACGCCGCGCAAGAGGCACCCCGCGCATAGCGAACAACCTGGTAAACTTCGTCCGCGACTATGCAGAGCAACGCGGGAAAGGAATCATCAATTTAAAAATGGCCCAAGCCGCACTTGAGTTACTGGAGATCGACGACAACGGCCTCGACGAAATGGACAAACGCCTCATGCGTATCATGGCAAACAACTATCGCGGTGGCCCGGTAGGTTTAGGCACTCTTGCTGTAGCCGTGGGTGAGGAAGAAGACACCCTTGCGGAAGTCCACGAACCTTTCCTAATCCAAGGTGGTTACATCCAACGTACGCCCCAGGGCCGTATGCTTTCATCCAAAGGATATCAAGCCATCGGCCTTGCGGATATCACCAGAAAGAATCCTTCCGCCAGTCAGGAACAATTCGAAATTTAA